The Candidatus Flexicrinis proximus sequence GAAAGGACGATAGAACGTGGCTTTACGGGAAGACCTCACAGCAGGTCTGGAACGGCTGTCAAACACGGTGAAGTTCAGCGTGCCGGCATTGGATGCGTCCGGCAGGGCACGGCTTGAAATCCCGATTCCGGCAGGGCTGGCCATACTGCGCGACGGGCGGCTAACGATTGATATTCGCATTGCGTCAGGCGGCGAGTCGTTCACGCTGTCGACCGCCGTGGCGACGACGCTCGGCGTGGTCCGCGCGCCGTTCCTGGACGCACTGCTGCGCCGCCAGCAGCACGGCGACTCGTCTGCCGGATTGAGCTACGCGCTGGAAGCGGCCAATCAATACGATGCGCTGCTGGCCGTGTACCATTGGATAATCCCGAGCATCACGCCGGAACAGTTCAACGCGCTGTATCAGCGTTTCCTGATGGCGGCGCTGCGCGTGATCGCCGATATCGACGGTATGATCGATAAGACCCCCAACGTCGAGCGAGTCCATCCGAAACGCAAGTGATGCTGGCCCGCAGCGGACTGTATTGTCTGTCATGGTCTGCTTGAGCAGATGAAGCACCTCACCTGCTGCGAGCCAGCTCAGTGATGGCCCTGGCAGCGGACAGGACTGCCGCCCGGAGCGCCGCCGGTTCGATCACCTCGGCCTGTGTGCCCAATCCGAATACCAGCATCTTTGCCAGTTCTTCGTTTTCGACATTTACAGCGACTTCAGCCCAACCGCGTGCATCCTGCGCGGCGTCGATCACTTCGCAGCGCCCCGGCGCGAGCCAGCGCATGAACGGCAGGCGGGATGGATCGACACGCAGCGTAAACTGATAGCCTGAGAGGGCTGCCGCGAACTCGCCGAGGTGCGCTTGCCAGTAACTCGGAAGGTCGAAAGCGGCGTCCCGGTGGAAGCGCTCTGCCAGCACAGTCACGTTACGCAGGCGCGATACGCGGTAGGTGCGGAATTCGCTGTCGCGCCTGGCGATCAAGTACCAGGTACTTGACTTTGCCACCAGGCTGTAGGGCTCAATCTCGCGCTCGCTCACATCGTGGCTGTGGTTCTCGTAGACAATCCGAATCCGGCGGTCTTCGTAGACCGCGCGCTGCAGATCGTCCCAGAATGCGAGCGGCGTCGAGTCGTGCCACCACCACAGCGGATCGATATAGATGCGCTGGCGGATTTGCTCCACAGAGGGCTGGTGAACCGCCGGGAGCGCGGCCGTCAGCTTGAGGAGCATGCTCTCGGCCGCATCCCCGAGGCCGATGTCGTGAAGTATCTGCGTGTTGTTGGACAGGAACAGCGAGCGTGCTTCTGCGTCTTTGAGGCCGGTCAGCGAGGTGCGATAACCCTCGTCGAGTGAGATTCCGCCGCCGTGACCGCCTTCACTGATGACCGGGACACCTGCCGCCGAAAGCGCATCGACATCGCGCAGGACGGTCCGTGTTGAAACTTCCAGCTCAGCCGCAAGCGTGCGCGCGGTTGTTTTTCCACGCGTTTGGAGCAGCAGGATTAGCGAAACCAGCCGATCTGCGCGCAAAACCAATACTCCGAATCTTGCATGACATGAGATGTCATCTAATGCACTTTACCATACAAATATCGACATCGCATAAGGGAGAAATCAACCATGGTCACTTCATTGGAGTCTTACATCAAGGTCGACGGCGCGAATATCCACACGGAGTCGGCGGGCAGCGGCGACACGGTGGTGTTGGTGCACGCCGGGTTTCTGGACAGTGGCATGTGGGATGCCCAGTTCGAAGCGCTGAGCAGGACGCATCATGTCGTCCGTTACGATCAGCTCGGCTTCGGCAAGTCGGATCCCGCCGCCGGACCGGTGTCGAGACACCAGGAACTGGCGGCTGTTCTCGACGCGCTCGGCATCAGCAGGGCGACGATTATCGGCTGCTCGCAGGGCGGAACGGCGGCGCTGGACTTCGCACTGACCTATCCGCAGAAAGTCGCCTCGCTGATCCTCGTCTCGGCCACGCCCTCCGGGTTTGAGATGCAAGGCGAACCGCCGGCCGATATGCTGGCCATGTTCGGCGCGGCGCAGCAGGGCGATCTGGCGCGCGTATCCGAACTGCAGATCAAGCTGTGGATCGATGGCGGATTCAGGCAGGCGGCTCAGGTCGATGCACAGGTGCGGGCGGACGCGGCCCGGATGAACCGAATCGCAGTGGAGCGCGGAACGTTCTTCATTGCCGATGCCCAGCCGCTGAATCCGCTCGATCCACCGGCCGCGCAGCGTCTTGGCGAGGTCAAGGCGCCGGTGCTGGTGATTGACGGCGGGTTGGATCATCCCGAACTGCTGCGCGCGGCTGACGTGCTGGTTGCGAATATCCGCGGCGCGCGCAAACTCGTGATCGAGAACGCGGCACACACCCCGAACATGGAGCGTCCTGACGTATTCAACCGCGCGGTGCTCGACTTTCTGCAAGCGGACGGCGCGTGACGCGGAAAAAGCCACGGACAAAGAAGACCCGCGGGGAGACTTTCAATGCGCGCAAATGAGGGAGTCGAGAGGATGGAAATCCTCTCGCGGAGGTGTGGAGGCAGCGCCTCCACACCCGATTATGCACAACAACCCTAGGCGCGCAGTTCCGCTTCGACCTGTTTCTGGGCGGCCTTGAGGATCTTCTTGCGCAGCGCCGCGACGTCCGCGTCCGACAGCGTGCGGTCGTCAGCCTGATAGACGAGGCTGAAGGCGAGGCTCTTGCTGCCGGCAGGCACGCTGCCGCCGGTATAAATGTCGAACAGCACCACCGAACGCAGCAGTTCGCCGCCGGCCTGTTCGATGACGGCCTGTACCGATCCTGCCGGGACGGTCTCCTTCACGACCAGCGCAAGGTCTTCATAGACCGGCGGCGTGCTGGGGATTCCCTGGGTGCGGTACAGCGGATTGACCGACTTCAGAAGCGCGGAGAGGTCGAACTCACCGACGAGGAAGGGTGTGTCGGGCAGTTCAAAGGCCCGCGCCACGAGCGGGTGCAGTTCTCCGAAACTGCCGATCTTCGCGCCGTTCACGAGCAGCGCTGCCGAACGTCCTGGATGCAACCAGGCACCGCCGCCTGCTTCAAGCGTCCACTGTTTGACGTGCAGCCCCAGCATCAGCCCGGTCACGACGCCCTTGATGTCGTAAAAGTCCAGCCGCGGGGGCTGCTGGTCCGACCAGTGTTCCGCGACGCGCGGGCCGGCCATCACAATCGCGAGGCGGTCAAGCTCGTCGGGCAGTTGCTGGCCCGGCCGCCGGAAAAACGCCGGCCCGATCTCGAAGTTCGCCTGCCGCGAGACATGGCGCAGGTTGCTGCGCGCCACGTTCAACAGGTTCGGGATCAACGACTGACGCATGGCCGTCTTGTCGGGCTGGATCGGGTTGGCGATCCGCACATAATCCGCGTCTTCAGGCACGTTCACACCCGGCCGGCCCGACCCGCCGCGCGGGATGAGCAACGCTTCCACTTCGGGCGTGGTGAAGCGGTGAGTCATGTTCTCCTGCAGGCCAAGCGCCGTCAGGACGTCACGCGCATGTTCTTCGCGTTCCAGCGCCACATTCGACCACTGGGCCGGCAGCGCTTCATCCATCAGTGTCGTGGGCAGGGTGTCGAGGCCGCTGATGCGGGCGATCTCTTCGATCAGGTCGGCCTGGCCGATGACCGGATCATCGCTGATGTCCATCCGGTGATCCGGGACAACCGCGACCAGCGACTCCGCGCGTAGCGTGACCGCAAAGCCGAGGCGGGTCAGGATGTCGGCAGCCTGGTCAATCGGGACGCTCACCCCAAGCAGGCGCTTGATCTCGGTCGTCCTGAGCTCGATCCGGATCTCCGGTGAGGGCAGGGGATA is a genomic window containing:
- a CDS encoding type III secretion system chaperone; protein product: MALREDLTAGLERLSNTVKFSVPALDASGRARLEIPIPAGLAILRDGRLTIDIRIASGGESFTLSTAVATTLGVVRAPFLDALLRRQQHGDSSAGLSYALEAANQYDALLAVYHWIIPSITPEQFNALYQRFLMAALRVIADIDGMIDKTPNVERVHPKRK
- a CDS encoding YafY family transcriptional regulator — protein: MRADRLVSLILLLQTRGKTTARTLAAELEVSTRTVLRDVDALSAAGVPVISEGGHGGGISLDEGYRTSLTGLKDAEARSLFLSNNTQILHDIGLGDAAESMLLKLTAALPAVHQPSVEQIRQRIYIDPLWWWHDSTPLAFWDDLQRAVYEDRRIRIVYENHSHDVSEREIEPYSLVAKSSTWYLIARRDSEFRTYRVSRLRNVTVLAERFHRDAAFDLPSYWQAHLGEFAAALSGYQFTLRVDPSRLPFMRWLAPGRCEVIDAAQDARGWAEVAVNVENEELAKMLVFGLGTQAEVIEPAALRAAVLSAARAITELARSR
- a CDS encoding alpha/beta hydrolase, with the protein product MVTSLESYIKVDGANIHTESAGSGDTVVLVHAGFLDSGMWDAQFEALSRTHHVVRYDQLGFGKSDPAAGPVSRHQELAAVLDALGISRATIIGCSQGGTAALDFALTYPQKVASLILVSATPSGFEMQGEPPADMLAMFGAAQQGDLARVSELQIKLWIDGGFRQAAQVDAQVRADAARMNRIAVERGTFFIADAQPLNPLDPPAAQRLGEVKAPVLVIDGGLDHPELLRAADVLVANIRGARKLVIENAAHTPNMERPDVFNRAVLDFLQADGA